A portion of the Pseudomonadota bacterium genome contains these proteins:
- a CDS encoding DUF2442 domain-containing protein — protein MNTLEPKAGERVRDVHITDDAISVDLFDGRTITVPIAWYPRLLHAAPKQRANWRIAGAGYGIHWPDVDEDLTTQGLLHGAPAPRGAAKAA, from the coding sequence ATGAATACTTTGGAGCCTAAAGCGGGAGAACGCGTAAGAGATGTACACATTACTGATGATGCCATTAGTGTGGATCTTTTTGATGGACGAACCATAACTGTCCCGATAGCTTGGTACCCACGTTTACTGCATGCCGCACCAAAGCAACGCGCAAACTGGCGAATTGCCGGAGCAGGATACGGGATACATTGGCCGGATGTTGATGAGGATCTCACTACCCAAGGCCTTTTGCATGGAGCCCCCGCTCCACGGGGAGCTGCAAAAGCTGCATAG
- the gspE gene encoding type II secretion system ATPase GspE → MAKQFFGEMLLSRAIITEEQLGIALREQQTTFRKIGEILVGLGFLTTEAMLKTLGDQLGIRYMLFSEFPKIIPQDNYPSLKFMKQYKALPIGKNGSSVQVAMADPLDAYARDALRLFFKCDVEVFLSSEKDVMEGIEQLFGNSVQMSSIMEGMIGEDIDLADIGSEEDIHHLRNMALEGPIVKLVNMIITRGIEDRASDIHIEAFENKVNVRYRIDGVLCEAESLPKRLQSAVISRAKIMAKLNIAERRLPQDGRIKLRAAGREIDLRISTIPTIHGESIVMRILDRGGSVISLEELGFNETSLENIKKIISIPYGMVLVTGPTGSGKTTTLYAALSRINHFNRKIITIEDPAEYEIEGINQIQVKPKIGLTFSSGLRHIVRQDPDIIMIGEIRDKETAEIAIQSALTGHLVFSTLHTNDAPGAVTRLLDMGVESFLVSSALVGVLAQRLVRIICPHCKQLTEKKLETVDSNNNHTHFESYSGIGCNECRFTGYMGRTSISELMVIDDDIRKLILERTSADVIRKKALSNGMQTLRECGMQKAKRGITTIDEVLRVTQEEVCGDILL, encoded by the coding sequence ATGGCAAAGCAGTTTTTTGGAGAAATGCTTTTAAGCCGGGCAATTATAACAGAAGAACAGCTGGGAATTGCTTTAAGAGAACAGCAGACAACTTTCCGTAAAATCGGAGAAATATTGGTCGGTCTTGGTTTTCTTACAACGGAAGCAATGCTTAAAACTCTTGGTGACCAGCTTGGAATCAGGTATATGTTGTTTTCCGAATTTCCTAAAATAATACCCCAGGATAATTATCCCTCATTAAAGTTTATGAAGCAATACAAAGCGCTGCCGATAGGGAAAAACGGCAGTTCGGTGCAAGTTGCTATGGCTGATCCCCTTGATGCTTATGCAAGAGATGCCCTGCGTCTTTTTTTTAAATGCGATGTCGAAGTCTTTCTTAGTAGTGAAAAAGATGTAATGGAAGGTATTGAACAGCTTTTTGGAAACAGTGTTCAGATGTCATCTATAATGGAGGGCATGATAGGCGAAGATATTGATTTGGCAGATATCGGTTCAGAAGAAGATATACATCATCTAAGAAATATGGCGCTTGAGGGACCTATAGTTAAGCTTGTCAATATGATTATCACCCGCGGTATCGAGGATAGGGCCAGCGATATTCACATAGAGGCTTTCGAAAACAAAGTCAATGTCAGATACAGAATCGACGGGGTTCTTTGTGAAGCTGAATCTCTGCCCAAAAGACTTCAGTCGGCAGTCATATCAAGAGCCAAAATAATGGCCAAGCTTAATATTGCGGAAAGAAGACTACCCCAGGACGGAAGAATAAAACTCAGAGCTGCGGGACGGGAAATAGATCTGAGAATATCTACTATCCCCACTATTCACGGTGAAAGCATTGTCATGCGGATATTAGATAGAGGAGGCTCCGTTATAAGTCTTGAAGAACTTGGCTTTAACGAGACATCACTTGAAAATATCAAAAAAATTATATCCATACCTTATGGTATGGTTCTTGTTACCGGTCCTACCGGAAGCGGAAAAACTACTACGCTATATGCCGCGCTTTCACGTATTAACCATTTTAACAGGAAGATAATTACGATAGAAGATCCGGCCGAGTATGAAATTGAAGGAATAAATCAGATACAGGTAAAACCAAAAATAGGGCTGACGTTCTCCAGCGGTTTAAGGCACATTGTACGCCAGGACCCTGATATCATCATGATTGGGGAAATCAGGGACAAAGAGACAGCGGAAATAGCTATACAGTCAGCTCTCACAGGGCATCTGGTATTTAGCACCCTGCATACAAATGATGCTCCGGGAGCTGTTACACGGCTGCTTGATATGGGAGTAGAAAGCTTTCTGGTTTCATCGGCGCTTGTCGGTGTACTTGCTCAGCGCCTTGTCAGAATTATCTGCCCACACTGCAAACAACTTACTGAAAAAAAGCTGGAAACCGTAGATAGTAATAATAACCATACGCATTTTGAATCTTATTCCGGCATAGGTTGCAATGAGTGCCGGTTTACCGGATATATGGGAAGAACCAGCATTTCCGAGCTTATGGTAATTGATGATGATATCAGAAAACTAATACTTGAAAGAACCAGTGCTGATGTTATTAGAAAAAAAGCTCTTTCAAATGGAATGCAAACATTAAGGGAATGCGGTATGCAAAAAGCAAAAAGAGGTATTACCACTATTGATGAGGTTCTCAGAGTCACACAGGAGGAGGTCTGTGGCGATATACTCTTATAA
- a CDS encoding DUF4347 domain-containing protein has protein sequence YDNKGGYSSASLRYNLSSNLIVAGDTELNIIVPLVMLSGMVTDTAGNPVPGTNIQSTSGSSRSTSGSDGSYRMLLLPDTYTVRVTPPSSIYPPFYLRDITIYSNLTRDIKFGFLDSDDDGYADSADAFPFNENEWLDTNGDGIGDNADLDDDADGMPDIWESLYAGLNTKINDAIGDIDGDGKTNYQEFLDGSDPINLTISDILLWEAINTLNWNDTSDLSLVGLEPDSLYAFVSNCLADTPEYNYVLEIYPPDKNYGPELCQWIHENYKKYPIPAGPDLYNDGRPIITPFLDDVWDNQISIVSSISTAKFNTVYKGMPYSDRRFEVISMIDDYPIPLMGTDNLESYLFTYDTRDDSNGIATDINEWIDHLKDVTQYYGRPIDTLTIVAHGTPGIIHMSGGFKLLEGEHGFKFMYDSNTMQAFAQLRGDGIIAPCDSVILLFACYVGQTEAGKEFVQKLADYSGATVYANTQATGKSKEGSTRDWTLDVMRRPSNYVSCPTTKQQPVRAIDEASFMFPGGLIVEIPAQSLTSNGTILVTDVTDNAKLELVNTENLYQAWNIIFNETSIAEQASITVNMPVVLGLNLADIDSSRISVKYWDIKSGLWSELGITNISVNTFLNTVTFQTSHTSTFGVFIDDPPAIGDINRDGIIDQSDVNLIKTFLNHPISECQDCDLDGDGRITILDARKIVTLCTCPRCVCP, from the coding sequence ATTATGATAACAAAGGGGGATACAGCAGCGCAAGTTTACGCTATAATCTTAGTTCAAATTTAATTGTGGCTGGTGATACAGAACTTAACATAATAGTCCCACTTGTTATGCTGAGTGGTATGGTAACGGATACTGCCGGAAACCCAGTTCCTGGAACTAACATCCAATCTACTTCTGGTTCTTCTCGCAGTACTTCGGGAAGTGATGGAAGTTATCGAATGCTCCTTTTGCCTGATACTTATACCGTCCGTGTTACGCCGCCGTCTTCTATTTATCCGCCTTTCTACCTGCGTGATATAACAATTTATAGCAACCTAACACGGGATATTAAATTTGGTTTTCTTGATAGCGATGACGATGGCTATGCTGACTCTGCTGATGCATTCCCATTTAATGAAAACGAATGGCTTGACACCAATGGAGATGGAATCGGCGATAATGCTGATTTGGACGATGATGCTGACGGAATGCCGGATATTTGGGAAAGTCTTTATGCAGGACTCAATACCAAGATTAATGATGCGATTGGTGATATTGATGGCGATGGAAAGACCAATTATCAAGAATTTCTTGATGGTTCAGATCCTATTAATCTAACTATAAGTGATATTTTATTATGGGAAGCCATAAATACCCTGAATTGGAATGATACTTCTGACCTTTCATTAGTGGGCCTTGAGCCAGATTCGTTATATGCGTTTGTATCGAACTGTTTAGCTGATACTCCAGAGTATAACTACGTTTTAGAGATATATCCACCGGATAAAAATTATGGCCCGGAACTTTGTCAGTGGATTCATGAAAATTATAAGAAATATCCAATTCCTGCTGGTCCAGATCTATATAACGATGGTAGACCAATTATAACACCTTTCCTTGATGATGTGTGGGACAATCAAATATCAATAGTAAGCAGCATAAGCACAGCCAAATTTAATACTGTTTATAAAGGGATGCCATACTCTGATCGGCGATTTGAAGTTATTAGTATGATAGATGATTATCCTATACCTCTTATGGGAACAGATAACCTTGAATCTTATTTATTCACATACGATACAAGAGATGATTCGAACGGTATTGCCACCGATATAAATGAGTGGATAGACCACTTGAAAGATGTTACCCAATATTATGGCAGGCCTATTGATACTCTTACCATAGTTGCACACGGAACTCCGGGTATAATTCATATGTCTGGTGGCTTTAAGCTTTTGGAAGGTGAGCATGGTTTTAAATTTATGTATGATAGTAATACAATGCAGGCTTTTGCTCAATTACGTGGTGATGGTATAATTGCCCCTTGTGATTCGGTCATATTGCTATTCGCATGTTATGTTGGACAAACAGAAGCTGGAAAGGAATTCGTCCAGAAACTTGCAGACTATTCTGGGGCTACTGTGTATGCAAATACTCAAGCCACTGGCAAAAGCAAAGAAGGTTCTACTCGAGATTGGACGCTTGATGTAATGAGAAGGCCATCAAATTATGTAAGTTGCCCGACAACAAAACAGCAACCGGTTCGTGCTATTGATGAAGCGTCATTCATGTTTCCTGGTGGTTTAATAGTTGAGATTCCTGCACAATCATTGACTTCGAATGGAACTATCTTGGTGACAGATGTTACAGATAACGCTAAACTCGAATTAGTTAACACAGAGAATCTATATCAAGCTTGGAACATTATATTTAACGAAACATCAATTGCTGAGCAGGCATCCATTACAGTTAACATGCCAGTAGTTTTAGGCCTTAACTTGGCAGATATCGATTCCAGCCGTATATCCGTTAAATATTGGGACATTAAATCAGGATTATGGTCGGAACTGGGAATCACAAATATATCAGTAAATACGTTCCTAAATACAGTCACTTTCCAAACTTCACATACATCAACCTTTGGCGTTTTCATCGATGATCCTCCTGCAATAGGTGACATCAATAGAGATGGTATTATTGATCAAAGTGATGTTAATTTAATAAAAACTTTTTTAAATCATCCAATATCAGAATGTCAGGATTGTGACCTTGATGGTGATGGAAGAATCACAATACTTGACGCAAGAAAAATCGTAACCTTATGTACTTGCCCAAGGTGCGTTTGCCCATAA
- a CDS encoding prepilin-type N-terminal cleavage/methylation domain-containing protein: MKKETIDVFVKATKQQGFTLLEVVIATAILGIGVVMVMQLFAGGLRTGRISREYTNAVIHAKAKMEEMITNPVQGNGEFSDGLIWQSEVNPHEFADNDEISSTMITVKIYSHNDIDKNIVELSTLKILTDENKI; encoded by the coding sequence ATGAAAAAAGAAACCATAGATGTTTTTGTGAAAGCGACAAAGCAACAAGGCTTCACATTGCTTGAAGTAGTGATTGCCACCGCCATACTTGGTATTGGTGTGGTTATGGTAATGCAGCTTTTTGCAGGTGGTCTCAGGACAGGACGAATTTCAAGAGAATACACAAATGCCGTAATTCACGCAAAGGCAAAAATGGAAGAGATGATAACCAATCCTGTACAGGGAAACGGTGAATTTTCTGATGGTTTAATCTGGCAATCGGAAGTAAATCCTCATGAATTTGCGGATAATGATGAAATTAGCTCAACTATGATTACAGTAAAGATCTATTCCCACAATGATATTGATAAAAACATAGTAGAACTGTCAACGCTTAAAATACTGACGGATGAAAATAAAATATAA
- the gspG gene encoding type II secretion system major pseudopilin GspG, producing the protein MKTLGNKKGFTLIELMVVIVILGLLASLVAPKMFGKIGESKTKTTKAQIELFGTALDTFRLDVGRYPTTTEGLQALRVKPSGVENWKGPYLPKEIPLDQWNRPYQYISPGTHGDYDLVSYGADNAEGGENENQDLVSWK; encoded by the coding sequence ATGAAAACTTTAGGAAACAAAAAAGGTTTTACATTAATCGAGCTAATGGTTGTAATTGTAATTTTAGGACTTTTAGCCTCTCTTGTTGCACCGAAGATGTTTGGAAAGATTGGCGAATCAAAGACAAAAACGACAAAAGCCCAAATAGAGCTTTTTGGTACGGCTCTTGATACATTCAGACTTGATGTAGGCAGATATCCAACTACAACTGAAGGCCTTCAGGCGCTTAGGGTAAAACCTTCCGGAGTTGAAAACTGGAAGGGGCCTTATCTGCCCAAGGAAATTCCGCTTGACCAGTGGAATCGACCTTATCAGTACATATCACCGGGTACTCACGGTGATTATGATCTTGTTTCATACGGAGCCGACAATGCCGAAGGTGGAGAAAATGAAAACCAGGATCTTGTAAGCTGGAAATAA
- a CDS encoding prepilin-type N-terminal cleavage/methylation domain-containing protein, protein MLCTTIALKSDKKAFTLIELIIVLFIIGIASALVGGTLYRNIDDLHLKTAAKEMAASLRYTRSKAIAEKKIYSFATDINGYGLYANLSSKDQDAGLEKPVYFLQKEFPEGVYIEKSEYEDIRIDFFPEGDCTGGEILLKNLKSSSYSILIDKIHGRVKINRQ, encoded by the coding sequence ATGTTATGCACAACAATCGCCTTAAAATCTGATAAAAAAGCTTTTACCTTGATAGAGCTGATTATTGTACTCTTTATAATCGGTATTGCCTCCGCCTTGGTTGGTGGTACTCTATACAGGAATATTGATGATCTGCACCTTAAAACCGCCGCAAAAGAAATGGCTGCCAGCTTAAGATATACCAGAAGCAAAGCAATAGCTGAAAAGAAAATATACTCTTTTGCTACGGATATAAACGGCTATGGACTATATGCAAATCTTTCCTCTAAAGATCAAGATGCCGGACTGGAAAAGCCTGTGTATTTTCTGCAAAAAGAATTTCCCGAAGGCGTTTATATAGAAAAAAGCGAATATGAAGATATCAGAATAGATTTTTTCCCTGAGGGCGATTGCACAGGAGGAGAAATATTATTGAAAAATCTGAAATCATCTTCGTACTCCATTTTAATAGATAAAATCCATGGCAGAGTAAAAATAAACAGGCAATAG
- a CDS encoding type II secretion system F family protein: protein MAIYSYKAIKQTGDMTTGSIEAENEREAAQRLQDMNCYPLMIERPDENEGFFSFNKTLFDKKPGENDVLIFSYQLGVLLESGFPLDKGLSVLVDLTDKKKMREIIKSILASVRGGKSLSDAISKFPETFTNLYINMVRAGESGGFLEQTLFRVSSYLENFQEMKDKVRSALIYPVLLAIVGGVAIMVLIFFVVPRFSSIFSGMEQSIPLSTKLLINFSSGVRTYWWAFFTAILAAFLSLRTYLKSNAGKKQWDSLKYKLPLVGQLYSEMYVAQFARTLGTLLQNGVPLLNSLQIVKGTSESGCMTDTISAITEGVRKGNSISGILKTGFVFPKFAVHMINVGEETGRLNEMLIMVADRFDVQVKNTIKKVLSLMEPVFILIIGIAIGFIVISMLLAVFSLNDIPF from the coding sequence GTGGCGATATACTCTTATAAGGCTATAAAACAAACAGGGGATATGACTACCGGTTCAATCGAAGCGGAAAATGAACGTGAAGCCGCCCAACGTCTTCAGGATATGAATTGTTATCCACTTATGATTGAACGGCCCGATGAAAATGAAGGTTTCTTTTCATTTAACAAAACACTTTTCGATAAAAAACCCGGAGAAAACGATGTATTGATATTTTCCTATCAGCTTGGCGTTTTGCTTGAATCCGGTTTTCCTCTTGATAAGGGACTTTCCGTATTAGTGGATCTGACAGACAAGAAAAAGATGAGAGAGATAATAAAAAGTATACTTGCAAGCGTTCGTGGAGGAAAATCCTTATCAGATGCCATTTCAAAATTCCCGGAAACTTTTACTAATTTATATATAAATATGGTTAGAGCCGGTGAGAGCGGAGGTTTTCTAGAACAAACTCTTTTCAGGGTCTCTTCATATTTAGAAAACTTCCAAGAGATGAAAGACAAAGTAAGGTCAGCTCTTATTTATCCGGTTCTTCTTGCAATAGTTGGCGGGGTAGCCATTATGGTGCTTATTTTTTTTGTTGTACCGAGATTCAGTTCCATCTTTTCCGGTATGGAACAATCAATACCCCTTTCAACAAAGTTGCTTATCAACTTCAGCTCTGGCGTAAGAACTTATTGGTGGGCGTTTTTTACAGCAATACTTGCAGCTTTTTTATCATTGCGCACTTATCTTAAAAGCAATGCAGGCAAAAAACAATGGGATAGCCTGAAATATAAATTGCCGCTTGTTGGCCAGCTCTATAGCGAGATGTATGTAGCACAATTTGCAAGAACATTGGGTACACTGCTGCAAAATGGAGTACCTCTTTTAAACTCTCTTCAGATAGTAAAAGGAACATCCGAAAGCGGATGCATGACAGATACTATTTCGGCTATTACCGAGGGTGTGCGAAAAGGCAATTCCATTTCAGGCATTTTAAAAACCGGATTTGTTTTTCCGAAATTTGCAGTTCACATGATAAATGTGGGAGAAGAAACGGGAAGATTAAATGAAATGTTGATAATGGTAGCGGACAGGTTTGATGTTCAAGTTAAAAATACGATCAAGAAAGTGCTATCGCTTATGGAGCCAGTATTTATTCTTATTATAGGTATTGCGATTGGATTTATTGTGATATCAATGCTTCTTGCCGTATTCAGCTTGAATGACATTCCTTTTTAA
- the pilM gene encoding pilus assembly protein PilM, translating into MAWKVFEKNVLGIDFRDNSIIAVILKKGVTGFQLTASINIPFNGTGANDDTVSDFKKFLTQQAIEVKNVSVSVSVPKEWGLIKFLDIPSPDRDTLRDVMRYEIERHIPFDVDAILYDFQIVAEKPNTFNVMLVIIQKDKISYIKDFLDKIPLKLDNVSISTLNNLNALELSGYNTNLMTELSGIDRRPDVFGYKNSLCVSIYTNSFGYEIAVIKNGYCISLNTVSVEFKTSEDTILKALVNETTKTIAGFNGKKPVRIVLAGHAVSELKNLMTEVSERIHVVEKLSCFTANIKDQSINNILSATGACYLLFGLGGIQINLLPVKGNRNKKAGATIAKISFAVIIILLCALAARKISSERILLKTIEKEISDKKPDIMQIEKMSSDLAIADKKINFLKRIKKGKSIELDMLAELSKILPENVWLSGLKYTKKINSKDRDGSEVIMSGFAKSYSNLIPVIEDSKYFENAKFVKPITKSIFGEAFEIKASVVIPGRKNQEQNR; encoded by the coding sequence ATGGCCTGGAAAGTATTTGAAAAAAATGTTCTTGGCATAGATTTCAGAGACAACAGCATTATTGCTGTTATTCTTAAAAAAGGTGTTACCGGCTTTCAATTAACCGCCTCTATTAATATTCCCTTTAATGGTACAGGTGCAAATGACGATACTGTATCAGATTTTAAAAAATTTTTAACCCAGCAGGCCATAGAAGTAAAAAATGTTTCCGTTTCAGTTTCCGTTCCAAAAGAATGGGGGCTCATCAAATTTCTGGATATACCGTCACCGGACAGGGACACCCTCAGGGATGTCATGCGGTATGAAATAGAAAGGCACATTCCTTTTGATGTTGACGCCATATTGTATGATTTTCAGATTGTGGCAGAGAAGCCGAATACTTTTAATGTAATGCTGGTTATTATACAGAAAGATAAAATATCTTATATAAAAGATTTCCTAGATAAAATACCTCTCAAACTCGACAATGTCAGTATTTCAACCCTAAACAACCTGAATGCCCTTGAGTTAAGCGGTTACAATACTAATCTTATGACGGAACTATCAGGAATCGACAGGCGACCTGATGTGTTCGGATATAAAAATAGTTTATGCGTATCTATTTATACAAACTCGTTCGGTTATGAAATCGCTGTAATTAAAAACGGGTATTGTATTTCCCTCAATACCGTATCTGTTGAATTCAAAACTTCTGAAGATACCATTCTTAAAGCACTTGTCAATGAGACAACAAAGACAATAGCAGGTTTTAACGGGAAAAAACCTGTAAGGATAGTATTGGCAGGCCATGCTGTTTCAGAATTAAAAAACCTGATGACAGAAGTCAGTGAACGAATCCATGTTGTGGAAAAACTCTCATGTTTTACGGCAAACATAAAAGATCAGAGCATTAATAACATACTATCCGCAACAGGAGCCTGCTATTTATTATTTGGTCTGGGCGGCATTCAGATAAACCTTTTGCCAGTGAAGGGTAACCGAAACAAAAAAGCAGGAGCTACGATTGCCAAGATATCTTTTGCCGTTATAATTATTCTTTTGTGCGCTTTAGCGGCCCGTAAGATCAGCAGTGAAAGAATTTTACTTAAGACAATTGAAAAAGAAATATCTGACAAAAAGCCGGATATAATGCAAATAGAGAAAATGTCGTCCGACCTAGCTATTGCCGATAAAAAGATAAATTTTCTGAAAAGAATTAAGAAAGGAAAAAGCATAGAACTTGATATGCTTGCAGAGCTTTCAAAGATCCTTCCGGAGAATGTCTGGTTATCAGGCTTAAAGTACACTAAGAAAATAAACAGTAAAGACAGGGATGGCAGTGAAGTTATAATGAGTGGATTTGCAAAATCATATTCCAATCTTATACCAGTAATAGAAGATTCTAAATATTTCGAAAATGCGAAATTTGTAAAGCCAATTACAAAAAGCATTTTTGGAGAGGCATTTGAAATAAAGGCTTCAGTTGTAATACCCGGCAGGAAGAATCAGGAACAAAACAGATGA
- a CDS encoding prepilin-type N-terminal cleavage/methylation domain-containing protein, with protein MINKNNYFVLNNKNGFTLMELMISVTILSLIAVIIGGSIRLGTRAWEKGEAEIETSQVLRILFERMNQKIKSIYPYQIEKDGKTLVAFQGNFETVWFVTSSVGRVGKNMNWISYSFKNDELTMNEGILPDKELLDKTSEEGELLDSDINSLSFEYFSFKTKEWKDSWELQEQLPSAIRITLNEMEPFVISIPTGQDNEKQ; from the coding sequence ATGATAAATAAAAATAACTATTTTGTTTTAAATAACAAAAACGGCTTTACGCTCATGGAGCTTATGATTTCAGTTACAATTCTTTCTCTTATTGCAGTAATAATCGGAGGCAGTATCAGGCTTGGTACACGAGCATGGGAAAAGGGAGAGGCTGAAATCGAAACTTCTCAGGTCTTGAGAATACTTTTCGAGAGAATGAATCAAAAGATAAAGTCCATATATCCGTATCAAATAGAAAAAGACGGCAAAACACTGGTCGCATTTCAAGGTAATTTCGAAACTGTTTGGTTTGTTACATCTTCGGTGGGACGGGTTGGGAAGAATATGAATTGGATTTCATATTCTTTTAAAAATGATGAATTAACCATGAATGAAGGTATTTTACCCGACAAAGAACTTCTCGATAAAACCTCGGAGGAAGGCGAACTTCTTGATTCCGATATTAATTCTTTAAGTTTTGAATATTTTTCATTTAAAACTAAAGAATGGAAAGATTCCTGGGAATTACAGGAACAATTACCATCTGCTATAAGAATTACTTTAAACGAAATGGAGCCGTTTGTAATATCTATTCCTACAGGACAGGATAATGAAAAACAGTGA
- a CDS encoding type II secretion system protein M, with protein MKKLFNIKLKRREKIVVSIGCVIALIILSYRVILWAGVVRTETKDRVAAMMMLLERQNGMISGKEDIKGRLEAATNEINILEKKLLASVKPAIAAAELQKAINDMTMPLKLEINSQKVLAPVDQDIYMAIPVEIGFMSSTLALRKLLMHIKASGLLLSVSEIKIRVKNIRNPKEILVTMTVMGFTRKESGKTLTYRQTN; from the coding sequence ATGAAAAAGCTATTCAATATTAAGTTAAAACGCAGAGAAAAAATTGTAGTTTCTATAGGATGCGTAATAGCTTTAATAATACTTTCTTACAGGGTTATATTGTGGGCGGGCGTCGTAAGAACGGAAACAAAAGATAGAGTAGCTGCAATGATGATGCTGCTTGAGCGACAGAATGGCATGATTTCCGGCAAAGAAGATATAAAAGGCCGGCTTGAGGCTGCAACAAACGAAATAAACATTCTTGAAAAAAAACTTCTTGCAAGCGTTAAACCTGCCATTGCCGCCGCTGAACTTCAGAAAGCAATAAATGATATGACCATGCCTTTGAAACTAGAGATAAATTCACAAAAAGTGCTGGCACCGGTAGATCAGGATATATATATGGCAATACCTGTTGAAATAGGATTTATGTCTTCAACATTGGCACTTAGGAAGCTTCTGATGCACATAAAAGCCTCAGGCTTATTACTTTCGGTATCGGAAATAAAAATAAGAGTCAAGAATATCAGAAATCCCAAAGAAATATTGGTAACAATGACTGTAATGGGATTTACCAGGAAAGAATCAGGTAAAACTTTAACTTATAGACAAACAAATTAA
- a CDS encoding general secretion pathway protein GspK translates to MVVLWVMVLLTVIASEFVFSMRTEMNITINFKEDAEAYYAALAGIEEAKSEILSIENEMKLDDNGLLIFDEKQPHREGSIGNAKYSYDIIDEDSKLNINTATPDQLRQILEYAEVEESLIDTIIDSIQDWRDPDDLHRINGAEEEYYLSLPQPHSCKDGPFDTIEELLLVKGITPVIFSGSFETPVTQGIEKYLTAKSSGAVNINTADRIILKAAFGEAMAESIILQRPFLVPAGGYIVKSSNFTVISIGISGRTKRVVKVILLKKPNGNIETAYWNDNLI, encoded by the coding sequence ATGGTCGTTCTATGGGTTATGGTGCTTCTTACAGTGATAGCTAGTGAATTTGTTTTTTCAATGAGAACGGAAATGAATATCACAATCAATTTCAAGGAAGATGCCGAGGCATATTATGCGGCTCTTGCTGGTATTGAAGAAGCAAAATCGGAAATACTTTCCATAGAAAATGAAATGAAGCTCGATGATAACGGCCTTTTGATTTTTGACGAAAAGCAGCCGCACAGAGAAGGAAGTATTGGAAATGCTAAATATTCATATGATATTATAGATGAAGACAGTAAGCTGAATATCAATACGGCAACACCGGATCAACTTAGACAGATATTGGAATATGCCGAAGTTGAGGAATCATTGATAGATACAATAATAGATTCCATTCAAGACTGGAGAGATCCGGATGATCTGCACAGGATAAACGGCGCGGAAGAGGAATATTATCTTTCTTTGCCACAACCACACAGCTGCAAAGATGGCCCATTTGATACTATTGAGGAGCTTCTTCTTGTAAAAGGGATAACTCCTGTGATATTCTCCGGATCATTCGAGACACCGGTCACCCAGGGGATAGAAAAATATCTAACGGCAAAAAGCTCCGGAGCTGTAAATATAAATACAGCCGATAGAATTATCCTTAAAGCGGCATTTGGCGAGGCAATGGCAGAAAGTATAATATTGCAAAGGCCATTTTTGGTACCTGCCGGAGGATACATAGTTAAATCCAGCAATTTTACTGTTATTTCTATCGGTATCAGCGGAAGGACAAAAAGGGTGGTCAAGGTTATTTTATTAAAAAAACCCAATGGGAATATTGAAACTGCTTACTGGAACGATAATCTCATCTGA
- a CDS encoding DUF4160 domain-containing protein: protein MSPAVLRSGPYRFYFVSHDLHEPPHVHIDRDDFSAKFWLNPVALAYNLGFPARELRKLEMLTTENQEYLLEVWYEYFGA, encoded by the coding sequence ATGTCACCAGCAGTTTTGAGGTCAGGGCCATACAGGTTTTATTTTGTCAGTCATGACTTGCACGAACCACCGCATGTCCACATTGACCGAGATGACTTCTCAGCCAAGTTCTGGCTCAATCCTGTGGCGTTGGCATACAATCTTGGCTTTCCGGCAAGGGAATTGCGAAAATTGGAAATGCTTACTACGGAGAACCAAGAATATTTATTGGAGGTATGGTATGAATACTTTGGAGCCTAA